The following are encoded in a window of Panicum virgatum strain AP13 chromosome 5N, P.virgatum_v5, whole genome shotgun sequence genomic DNA:
- the LOC120675459 gene encoding protein IQ-DOMAIN 31-like isoform X1 → MGKSPGKWIKSVLLGKKSTKSGSTKANESKATNNNGHSAGEERAFSENSPVISEPVLVKAHKNGAVSINGKAEDVNLPSDRAGQQDLQNQNIVDSETSVPGQLGEDQAAVKAQAAFRGYLARRSFRALKGIIRLQALIRGHLVRRQAVSTLRTTWLIVKFQSLVRGRNVRLSGADMQFNVKLGQHNLGGARSSDAWKEKLSSNAYVRKLLSSPIVLEPLHFQYDKRDPNSTYNWLERWTIGSIWKPVFQPKRVPDGKLLVRKASYAMETESAKLKRNTRKGSATTVESFNTSVTGESEKLKRNPKKSSNFPADSVPDSQLSELEKVKRNLRKVTDSMAEASKISSSRVDSSKVSDSTPDAPKVSNPVAEISKTSSLLNGISDHQDSRQCEKVLQNAREASFPLETQDYSGNGQLLEYSDMDNFDLVPGLKSDLETQLDSVSIGENVDEPTVGASAVEVMPLQNIDETNGLRKKEEPKSKEEHLSNGSLRSSKRKSSSPNKSEYVENGTRATPVQPWKPSYMAATESAKAKLRAQNSPRVDSDSSAEKNSFARRHSLPSGTNSRAIKAEWKR, encoded by the exons ATGGGAAAGTCCCCGGGGAAGTGGATCAAGTCTGTGCTCTTGGGGAAGAAATCAACTAAATCCGGATCTACCAAGGCAAATGAGTCG AAGGCTACAAATAACAACGGACACTCAGCTGGGGAGGAGCGTGCATTTTCTGAGAATTCTCCAGTGATCTCTGAACCGGTGCTTGTTAAGGCCCACAAAAATGGAGCTGTTTCAATTAATGGGAAGGCTGAAGATGTCAATTTGCCAAGTGATCGGGCTGGCCAACAAGATCTGCAGAACCAAAACATTGTTGATTCCGAAACTTCAGTTCCTGGGCAATTGGGAGAAGACCAAGCTGCAGTGAAGGCACAGGCAGCCTTTCGTGGTTACCTG GCACGAAGGTCATTCCGTGCATTGAAAGGTATCATAAGACTTCAGGCACTGATTCGAGGGCATCTTGTAAGGAGACAGGCTGTTTCAACCCTTCGAACTACTTGGTTGATTGTGAAGTTTCAATCTCTAGTTCGTGGAAGAAATGTCAGACTCTCTGGTGCTGACATGCAATTCAATGTGAAGCTTGGCCAACATAACCTTGGA GGCGCTAGATCATCTGATGCATGGAAAGAGAAGTTATCTTCAAATGCCTATGTTCGGAAG CTTCTGTCTTCACCAATTGTGCTAGAACCTCTTCACTTCCAGTATGACAAGAGGGATCCCAATTCAACCTACAACTGGCTAGAGAGATGGACCATAGGCTCCATCTGGAAGCCTGTTTTTCAACCAAAAAGAGTTCCTGATGGGAAACTGCTGGTAAGGAAGGCTAGTTATGCGATGGAAACTGAATCAGCCAAGTTAAAGCGCAACACTAGGAAGGGTTCAGCCACTACAGTTGAGAGTTTCAATACAAGCGTGACTGGTGAATCTGAGAAACTTAAACGTAATCCAAAGAAATCCTCTAACTTCCCTGCTGACTCAGTACCAGATAGCCAGTTATCTGAACTTGAGAAGGTTAAAAGGAACCTCAGGAAGGTAACTGATTCCATGGCTGAAGCCTCAAAGATCTCTAGTTCCAGGGTTGATTCCTCAAAGGTATCTGATTCTACACCCGATGCTCCTAAAGTATCTAATCCTGTGGCCGAAATCTCAAAGACATCTAGTCTCCTGAATGGGATCTCGGACCATCAAGACAGCCGCCAATGTGAAAAAGTACTACAGAATGCACGTGAGGCTTCATTTCCTCTTGAAACTCAAGATTACTCTGGCAATGGTCAGCTATTGGAATATTCAGATATGGATAACTTCGACTTGGTACCTGGTTTGAAAAGTGATCTGGAAACTCAGCTTGATTCAGTTTCTATAGGAGAAAATGTTGATGAGCCCACTGTTGGTGCTTCAGCAGTTGAAGTTATGCCACTGCAGAACATTGATGAGACCAATGGTTTACGGAAGAAAGAGGAACCAAAGTCCAAGGAAGAGCATCTGTCTAATGGAAGCCTTAGAAGTAGCAAGAGAAAGTCTTCATCCCCAAACAAATCAGAATATGTGGAAAATGGGACTCGCGCTACCCCTGTTCAGCCATGGAAGCCAAGCTATATGGCTGCAACGGAGTCTGCGAAGGCGAAATTGCGAGCACAGAATTCACCCAGGGTGGATTCTGATTCATCAGCAGAGAAGAATAGCTTCGCTCGACGCCACTCTCTTCCTTCCGGTACAAACA GTAGGGCGATCAAAGCTGAATGGAAGCGCTGA
- the LOC120675459 gene encoding protein IQ-DOMAIN 31-like isoform X2, whose product MGKSPGKWIKSVLLGKKSTKSGSTKANESATNNNGHSAGEERAFSENSPVISEPVLVKAHKNGAVSINGKAEDVNLPSDRAGQQDLQNQNIVDSETSVPGQLGEDQAAVKAQAAFRGYLARRSFRALKGIIRLQALIRGHLVRRQAVSTLRTTWLIVKFQSLVRGRNVRLSGADMQFNVKLGQHNLGGARSSDAWKEKLSSNAYVRKLLSSPIVLEPLHFQYDKRDPNSTYNWLERWTIGSIWKPVFQPKRVPDGKLLVRKASYAMETESAKLKRNTRKGSATTVESFNTSVTGESEKLKRNPKKSSNFPADSVPDSQLSELEKVKRNLRKVTDSMAEASKISSSRVDSSKVSDSTPDAPKVSNPVAEISKTSSLLNGISDHQDSRQCEKVLQNAREASFPLETQDYSGNGQLLEYSDMDNFDLVPGLKSDLETQLDSVSIGENVDEPTVGASAVEVMPLQNIDETNGLRKKEEPKSKEEHLSNGSLRSSKRKSSSPNKSEYVENGTRATPVQPWKPSYMAATESAKAKLRAQNSPRVDSDSSAEKNSFARRHSLPSGTNSRAIKAEWKR is encoded by the exons ATGGGAAAGTCCCCGGGGAAGTGGATCAAGTCTGTGCTCTTGGGGAAGAAATCAACTAAATCCGGATCTACCAAGGCAAATGAGTCG GCTACAAATAACAACGGACACTCAGCTGGGGAGGAGCGTGCATTTTCTGAGAATTCTCCAGTGATCTCTGAACCGGTGCTTGTTAAGGCCCACAAAAATGGAGCTGTTTCAATTAATGGGAAGGCTGAAGATGTCAATTTGCCAAGTGATCGGGCTGGCCAACAAGATCTGCAGAACCAAAACATTGTTGATTCCGAAACTTCAGTTCCTGGGCAATTGGGAGAAGACCAAGCTGCAGTGAAGGCACAGGCAGCCTTTCGTGGTTACCTG GCACGAAGGTCATTCCGTGCATTGAAAGGTATCATAAGACTTCAGGCACTGATTCGAGGGCATCTTGTAAGGAGACAGGCTGTTTCAACCCTTCGAACTACTTGGTTGATTGTGAAGTTTCAATCTCTAGTTCGTGGAAGAAATGTCAGACTCTCTGGTGCTGACATGCAATTCAATGTGAAGCTTGGCCAACATAACCTTGGA GGCGCTAGATCATCTGATGCATGGAAAGAGAAGTTATCTTCAAATGCCTATGTTCGGAAG CTTCTGTCTTCACCAATTGTGCTAGAACCTCTTCACTTCCAGTATGACAAGAGGGATCCCAATTCAACCTACAACTGGCTAGAGAGATGGACCATAGGCTCCATCTGGAAGCCTGTTTTTCAACCAAAAAGAGTTCCTGATGGGAAACTGCTGGTAAGGAAGGCTAGTTATGCGATGGAAACTGAATCAGCCAAGTTAAAGCGCAACACTAGGAAGGGTTCAGCCACTACAGTTGAGAGTTTCAATACAAGCGTGACTGGTGAATCTGAGAAACTTAAACGTAATCCAAAGAAATCCTCTAACTTCCCTGCTGACTCAGTACCAGATAGCCAGTTATCTGAACTTGAGAAGGTTAAAAGGAACCTCAGGAAGGTAACTGATTCCATGGCTGAAGCCTCAAAGATCTCTAGTTCCAGGGTTGATTCCTCAAAGGTATCTGATTCTACACCCGATGCTCCTAAAGTATCTAATCCTGTGGCCGAAATCTCAAAGACATCTAGTCTCCTGAATGGGATCTCGGACCATCAAGACAGCCGCCAATGTGAAAAAGTACTACAGAATGCACGTGAGGCTTCATTTCCTCTTGAAACTCAAGATTACTCTGGCAATGGTCAGCTATTGGAATATTCAGATATGGATAACTTCGACTTGGTACCTGGTTTGAAAAGTGATCTGGAAACTCAGCTTGATTCAGTTTCTATAGGAGAAAATGTTGATGAGCCCACTGTTGGTGCTTCAGCAGTTGAAGTTATGCCACTGCAGAACATTGATGAGACCAATGGTTTACGGAAGAAAGAGGAACCAAAGTCCAAGGAAGAGCATCTGTCTAATGGAAGCCTTAGAAGTAGCAAGAGAAAGTCTTCATCCCCAAACAAATCAGAATATGTGGAAAATGGGACTCGCGCTACCCCTGTTCAGCCATGGAAGCCAAGCTATATGGCTGCAACGGAGTCTGCGAAGGCGAAATTGCGAGCACAGAATTCACCCAGGGTGGATTCTGATTCATCAGCAGAGAAGAATAGCTTCGCTCGACGCCACTCTCTTCCTTCCGGTACAAACA GTAGGGCGATCAAAGCTGAATGGAAGCGCTGA
- the LOC120675460 gene encoding pentatricopeptide repeat-containing protein At1g08070, chloroplastic-like produces MEPRLLRSHLPTNLAHLLKTRPLHALLSDATTSRAARHLFDAVPRPTAALCSAFLSGLSKLSLHRELIEATSSLHCRGAGVPPGCVPLVLKSCALSAALCQGRQAHCHALVRGMLGDVFVQTALVDFYAKNGDMVSAVRVFEEMPLKDPIPINCLITGYSKSGDVEKARRLFDGMPRRTSASWNSMIACYAHGGEFEEALTLFDWMLSEGASPNAITITTVFSICAKTGDIDTGRRARALIGEHDLQNMIVHTALMEMYVKCRAIDEARQEFDRMPHRDVVAWSTMIAGYAQNGRPHESLDLFERMKAANCKPNEVTLVGVLSACAQLGSDELGEQIGNYVESQRLPLTSYLGSSLIDMYTKCGHVGRARNVFTRMEQKVVITWNSMIRGLALNGFAEDSITLYEKMQSDGVKPNEITFVALLTACTHAGLVDKGMAFFEEMKKKYHVSPQVEHCACIVDLLCKSGRLWEAYKFIHDMEVEPNAVIWSTLLSACRALADVELAKLAADKLLAIEPDNSSIYVLLSNIYADAGLWGDVREIRDLMRNKNVQKLSAYSWIELDGEVHRFLVQDTYHPRSAEIYNVVDGLGLQLGWTNPDPELISEAC; encoded by the coding sequence ATGGAgccccgcctcctccgctcccACCTGCCTACCAACCTCGCGCACCTCCTCAAAACCCGACCGCTCCACGCCCTCCTCTCCGACGCCACCACCTCCCGAGCCGCACGCCACCTGTTCGACGCGGTGCCCCGCCCGACAGCCGCCCTTTGTAGCGCTTTCCTCTCCGGCCTCTCAAAGCTCTCGTTGCACCGGGAGCTCATCGAGGCCACCTCCTCGCTTCACTGCAGGGGCGCCGGCGTCCCGCCGGGCTGCGTCCCGCTTGTCCTAAAGTCCTGCGCCCTCTCAGCAGCGTTGTGCCAGGGCAGGCAGGCGCATTGTCATGCCCTTGTCCGTGGGATGCTAGGGGATGTATTTGTGCAGACTGCACTGGTGGATTTCTACGCAAAGAACGGGGACATGGTGTCAGCTGTGAGAGTCTTCGAGGAGATGCCATTGAAGGACCCAATACCGATCAATTGCTTGATCACTGGGTATTCCAAGTCTGGTGATGTGGAGAAGGCGAGAAGGCTGTTTGATGGTATGCCGAGGAGAACATCCGCTTCTTGGAATTCGATGATCGCCTGCTATGCACACGGTGGAGAATTCGAAGAAGCGTTGACATTGTTTGATTGGATGTTGAGTGAGGGTGCAAGTCCAAATGCTATCACTATCACAACTGTGTTCTCCATTTGTGCCAAAACTGGTGATATTGATACTGGTAGGCGGGCAAGGGCGTTGATCGGGGAGCACGATTTGCAGAACATGATAGTCCACACTGCTTTGATGGAAATGTACGTCAAGTGTCGGGCTATTGACGAGGCCCGTCAGGAGTTTGATCGGATGCCACATAGGGATGTCGTGGCATGGAGCACCATGATTGCTGGTTATGCGCAGAATGGGAGGCCACACGAATCTCTTGATCTGTTTGAGAGGATGAAGGCAGCCAATTGCAAGCCGAACGAAGTTACTCTTGTTGGTGTATTATCTGCCTGTGCACAGCTGGGTTCTGATGAACTCGGAGAACAGATTGGGAATTACGTCGAGAGTCAGAGATTGCCACTTACCAGCTATCTTGGATCTTCTCTGATTGATATGTACACCAAGTGCGGGCATGTTGGCAGAGCTCGCAATGTCTTCACCCGGATGGAACAGAAGGTGGTCATCACTTGGAACTCCATGATCAGAGGCCTAGCACTTAATGGCTTTGCAGAAGATTCTATCACCCTGTACGAAAAGATGCAATCAGATGGGGTAAAGCCGAATGAGATCACCTTCGTCGCACTATTGACCGCGTGCACCCATGCTGGCTTGGTAGACAAAGGCATGGCGTTCTTTGAAGAGATGAAGAAGAAATATCACGTCTCTCCTCAAGTTGAGCACTGCGCATGCATAGTGGACCTCCTCTGCAAGTCCGGAAGGCTGTGGGAAGCCTACAAGTTCATCCACGACATGGAAGTTGAACCAAACGCGGTGATCTGGAGCACGCTGCTCAGCGCCTGCAGAGCCCTCGCGGATGTTGAGCTTGCCAAGCTCGCCGCGGACAAGCTCCTGGCAATAGAGCCCGACAACTCATCGATCTACGTCCTCCTCTCCAACATCTATGCGGACGCAGGGCTCTGGGGTGATGTTAGGGAGATCAGGGACCTGATGAGGAACAAGAACGTTCAGAAGCTGTCTGCCTACAGCTGGATAGAGCTGGACGGTGAGGTGCACAGGTTCCTGGTGCAAGATACATATCACCCGAGGTCAGCTGAGATTTATAACGTTGTCGACGGCCTGGGCTTGCAGCTGGGCTGGACTAATCCTGACCCTGAATTAATTTCAGAGGCTTGCTGA
- the LOC120675468 gene encoding uncharacterized protein LOC120675468 produces MESEADRAAAPAPAAAAEASDDAIQEESAATAPGPDGKPGSGPAAAASAPQVEVQLLRRGRPVAVFRSPLGGWTQDQLEVGDILEQYGLKSVFAFDPAARKRGVSIRFNPRNGRSLLTYAPGSTIFLDGEPKDSLLKPITKMVLGVAAMTVVAAVLFKEAKMPEWLQAKLGTVSFPPWVLACMVIVFMRLQKRTKDVMRKFGWAS; encoded by the exons ATGGAGTCGGAAGCTGACAGGGCCGCGGCGCCAGCGCCGGCAGCCGCCGCGGAGGCCAGCGACGACGCCATCCAAGAGGAGTCTGCAGCCACGGCCCCTGGCCCGGACGGGAAGCCCGGatccgggccggcggcggccgcctcggCGCCGCAGGTGGAGGTGCAGCTGTTACGGCGCGGGCGTCCGGTGGCCGTGTTCCGGTCGCCGCTGGGCGGGTGGACGCAGGACCAGCTGGAGGTGGGCGACATCCTGGAGCAGTACGGCCTCAAGTCCGTCTTCGCCTTCGACCCTGCCGCCCGCAAACGTGGTGTCTCCATCCGCTTCAACCCCCGCAACGGCCGCTCCCTCCTCACCTACGCCCCCGGCTCCACCATCTTCCTCGACGGCGAGCCCAAG GATTCTTTGCTGAAGCCCATCACGAAGATGGTGCTTGGGGTCGCCGCAATGACGGTGGTAGCTGCAGTGCTATTTAAGGAGGCCAAGATGCCCGAGTGGCTTCAGGCCAAGCTGGGCACCGTGAGCTTCCCACCATGGGTGCTAGCTTGCATGGTTATCGTGTTCATGAGGCTCCAGAAGAGAACCAAGGACGTCATGAGGAAGTTTGGCTGGGCCTCATGA
- the LOC120675469 gene encoding uncharacterized protein LOC120675469, whose translation MRDLIMQLPDDERMSPRKARRHFLKEKKSLQLPATRHHSCEANNPKARIKKLIAEEATERSVGTCTVASDLSCFTISGKKAGMSAPVVLCQRSCWWWLATHARMQAPILRIDHDLAECP comes from the exons TTATGCAGCTACCGGACGATGAGAGGATGAGTCCAAGAAAG GCTCGACGTCATTTtctcaaggaaaaaaaatcgcTCCAGCTTCCAGCAACGCGCCACCATTCCTGCGAAGCCAATAACCCCAAGGCAAGAATAAAGAAGTTAATTGCGGAGGAAGCAACGGAGAGATCGGTTGGTACATGTACAGTGGCATCGGATTTGTCTTGCTTCACCATTTCTGGGAAAAAGGCTGGAATGAGTGCGCCG GTGGTTCTCTGTCAAAgaagctgctggtggtggttggCAACCCATGCAAGAATGCAGGCGCCCATCTTGCGGATTGATCATGATCTTGCAGAGTGCCCCTAG